In a single window of the Coregonus clupeaformis isolate EN_2021a chromosome 10, ASM2061545v1, whole genome shotgun sequence genome:
- the LOC121575024 gene encoding protein SAND, whose protein sequence is MAVDVHNKGVPWEVQQNGTLAPVDRLRNERSESPMPGLVEGTEPGAGQESAMFVHAQSFEDLTAETEPEGDSVLGESAEEEALCLGAEQETQEEQQPEVEVEEERPESMSKEEDVCSEAWRSHRKHVFVLSEAGKPIYTRYGTEEALSSTMGVMMALVSVVEADKNIIRSIHADGYKVVFLRKTPLVLVGVSRTCQSDRELTRELQYIYYQIVSLLTLTQLNHIFQHKQNYDLRRLLAGSEHLTDNLLRLLDRDPGLLLSAVTCLPLASSTRDLVSSSLQAAKAKSLVFSILLAGDRLVTLVRKKDQYLHHMDLHLLFNLVGSSSSFREGEGWTPICLPKFNTAGFFHAHISYMEPASDLCLILVSTDREDFFNLSDCKRRFLERLSRRTAYQALKEALKCPSYSVTQVGIPELRHFLYKSKSSGLYTSPELPLPYQSVEEQERLMGSYQYLHSRLHQPTRPLRSIYRCGETENLLAWVTSGFELYLCFSPLGTKAMAVAAVNKLLKWIRREEDRLFILSPLTY, encoded by the exons ATGGCTGTAGACGTCCACAACAAGGGTGTACCGTGGGAGGTCCAGCAGAATGGCACCCTGGCACCAGTGGACCGTCTCCGCAATGAGAGGTCTGAAAGCCCCATGCCAGGCCTGGTGGAGGGCACAGAACCAG GTGCTGGCCAGGAGAGTGCCATGTTTGTTCATGCACAGTCCTTTGAAGACCTGACTGCTGAGACTGAACCTGAAGGAGACTCTGTGCTTGGAGAGTCAGCAGAGGAGGAGGCTCTGTGTCTGGGGGCTGagcaggagacccaggaggagCAGCAGccggaggtggaggtagaggaggagcgcccagaaAGCATGAGTAAGGAAGAGGATGTGTGCAGTGAGGCCTGGCGTAGCCACAGGAAGCATGTGTTTGTACTGAGCGAGGCAGGCAAGCCCATCTACACCCGCTACGGCACGGAGGAAGCCCTCTCCAGCACCATGGGGGTCATGATGGCACTGGTCTCCGTCGTGGAGGCAGACAAGAATATCATCCGCTCCATTCACGCAG ACGGTTACAAAGTGGTGTTCCTTCGCAAGACTCCTCTGGTCCTGGTGGGCGTATCCCGGACCTGTCAGTCAGACAGAGAGCTGACGCGTGAGCTGCAGTACATCTACTACCAGATCGTCAGCCTGCTCACCCTCACCCAGCTCAACCACATCTTCCAGCACAAGCAGAACTACGACCTGCGTCGCCTACTGGCAGGCTCCGAGCACCTCACTGACAACCTGCTGCGTCTGCTGGACCGCGACCCGGGCCTGCTCCTCAGTGCTGTCACCTGCCTTCCCCTGGCCAGCTCCACCCGTGACCTGGTCTCCTCCAGCCTTCAGGCCGCCAAGGCCAAGAGCCTGGTCTTCTCCATCCTCCTGGCTGGGGACCGTCTGGTCACCCTGGTGCGCAAGAAGGACCAGTACCTGCACCACATGGACCTGCACCTGCTCTTCAACCTGGTGGGCTCCTCGTCATCTTTCCGCGAGGGCGAAGGCTGGACGCCCATCTGCCTCCCTAAGTTCAACACTGCTGGCTTCTTCCACGCCCACATCTCCTACATGGAGCCTGCCTCTGACCTCTGCCTCATCCTGGTGTCCACCGACCGGGAGGACTTCTTTAACCTATCGGATTGCAAGCGCCGCTTCCTGGAGAGGCTGAGCCGACGCACTGCCTACCAGGCCCTGAAGGAGGCGCTGAAGTGCCCTAGCTACTCTGTCACCCAGGTCGGAATCCCAGAGCTCAGGCACTTTCTGTACAAGTCCAAGAGCTCAGGGCTCTACACTAG CCCTGAGCTGCCCTTGCCATACCAATCTGTAGAGGAGCAGGAGAGGCTGATGGGATCGTACCAGTACCTCCACAGCCGCTTGCACCAACCGACACGTCCCCTGCGCTCCATCTACCGCTGTGGAGAGACTGAGAACCTGCTGGCCTGG GTGACCAGTGGCTTTGAGCTCTACCTCTGTTTCAGTCCCCTTGGGACCAAGGCCATGGCCGTGGCTGCTGTTAATAAGCTGCTGAAGTGGATCAGGAGGGAGGAGGACCGCCTCTTCATCCTTAGTCCCCTGACATACTGA